TCGGGTGCCGGATTGCCGAGCCCGTCAGGCTTCCGCCGGGGCCCACCTCGACGAGGATGCGGTCGGGATCGGTCAGCAGCACGTCGAGCTCGTCGGCGAATCGGATGGTGGAACTGATCTGGCGCGCCCAGGTGGCCGGGTCGGTGACCTGTTCGTCCGACATCCAGGTGCCGGTGAGGTTGCTGAGCAGGGGCGTGTTCGGGCGGCGCAGCTCCACACCGGACAGGAAGTCGCCGAACTCCGCCGCCATGGAATCCATGGCGGCAGAATGGAAAGCGTGCGTTGCCCGCACCCGCCGGGCGGTGATGCCGCGCTCACGAAGGCGTTGGGTGAACGCGCGAATCTCGTCGTTGGGCCCCGCGACGACGCAGTTGCCGGGGTCGTTGACCGCGGCCAGGTCGACCCCGGGTGAGAGGAACTCCGCGATGTCGTCGGGACCCAGCGCGACGGCGACCATTGCGCCCGGCGGTGACTCGTGCATCAGGCGGGCGCGCAGCGACACCGACTTGATCGCCGTCGCCAGGTCGAACACCCCGGCCAGGGTGGCCGCGATGTATTCGCCCGTGCTGTAACCGATGTACGCCCCGGCGCGCAACCCGTAGGTGTCGGCCAACCGCGCGAGCGCGTACTCCACCGTGAACAGCGCCGGCTGGGAACGGTCGATGCGCTCCAGATCGGTGCTGGCGTCGCCGAATATCAACGCCCTCAGGTCGATGCCCATCTCGTCGCCGAATCCCGCGGCGCAGGCGTCGAAGTGTTCGGCGAACACGGGCTCGGTGTCGTAGAGGCCCTTGGCCATGCCGACGTGCTGGGCGCCCTGGCCGGGGAACATGAACACGACCCGCTTCGCGGCATCCTCACCGCCGTCGAGGGATTCGCCGACGAAGGCGTTGTCGTGCTCGGTGGCCCGCAGCACCGCGGCCGCATGCTCGCGGTCGTGCACCACGGCCGCCATGGTGAGGTGATGCTTGCGGCGCCCGGTGAGGGTATGGGCGACGTCGGCCAGCTCGGGGCCGTCCGGGGCGGCCAACGCGTCGGCGAGGGCGGCGCGCGACGCATCAAGCGCCGCAGCGGTTTGCGCCGACAGCAGCAGCACCTGGGGACCCGCTGGCACCGCGCGCTGCGGCGCCGCCGGCGCCTCCTCGAGCACGACGTGCACGTTGGTGCCGCCCACCCCGAACGAGCTGACCCCGGCCCTGCGCGCGCCTTCCCATTCCCAGGCGTCGTAGGTGCTGCGCACCTCGAACGGGGTCTCGTCGAGACGTAGCTCCGGGTTCGGACTGGTGAAGTGCAGCGTCCCGGGAATCGCCTTGTTCTTCAGGCACAGAATGGTTTTGACCAGACCCACGACTCCGGCCGCCACCTCGAGGTGGCCGATGTTGGACTTCACCGACCCGAGAACGCACGGGCCGGGCCGGGGTGTCTGCGACACGGCGAAAGCCGATCGCAGGCCCTGGACCTCGATGGGATCGCCCAGCGGCGTTCCGGTTCCGTGTGTCTCGACATAGCTCACGGTCGAGGAATCGATGCCGGCCACCGCGTGGGCTTCCGCGATGACATCGGCCTGGGCGGCCGGGTTCGGCGCCGCGTAGCCCATTTTCATCGATCCGTCGTTGTTGATCGCCGATCCGCGGATGACGGCGTGAATCCGGTCACCGGCGTCGAGGGCGGCCTGCAGGGGCTTGAGCGCCACGATGGCCACGCCGCTGCCGAAGACCGTGCCGTCGGCCCGCACGTCGAACGGCCTGCAATGCCCGACGGCCGACACCATGGCTCCCGGCGAGTTCCAGTACCCGACACGGTGGGGGACCGACAACGACACCCCTCCGGCGAGGGCCATGTCGCATTCGCCGCTGAGCAGGCTTTGGCAAGCCAGATGGACCGCCACCAGCGACGACGAGCATGCGGTCTGGACCGTGATGCTGGGGCCGCGCAGATCGAACTGATGGGATACCCGGGTTGCCAGGAAGTCCTTGTCGTTCTGCAGGAACAGGTTGAACTGCTCGAAGTTGAGTCCCGTGCCGGTGAAGGCGTCCTGGGCGCGGTGCGACGACAAGTTGTGCAGCAGATAGCCGCTGGGGGAGCTGGTCCCGTAGACGCCGATCGAACCGTCGAACCGTGCGGGGTCGCAGCCGGCGTCCTCGAACGCGTGCCAGGCGCACTGCAGGAACAACCGGTGCTGTGGGTCCAGCATCCGGGCGAGCTGGGGCGGGAACCCGAAGAACTCGGCGTCGAACTCGTCGAACCCGTCGACGATGGGCGCGCGCCGCACGTACGCCGGATTGGCCAGCACCTCGTCGCCGATCCCGGCGGCTTTGAGCTCCTGCTCGGACAGCGTGGTGATGGACTCCTTGCCGTGGCGCAGGTTGTCCCAGAATGCCGACACGTCGTTGGCGCCGGGGAATCGTCCGGCCATGCCGACCACCGCGATCGCGTTGGCCGGCAGATCCTCTAAAGATGCGCTCATTGCTTATTGTCCTCGTTTCCGCCGCAGTGCGGCTTGTTGGCGCGCGGCCGCGCGCTGCTGCGCTCGGTCGCGGACCGCGTCTTCCTGCCCGAGTGCCTGCGAATCGCCGGCCAGGCCGAGCTGGCGGACCAGGTCGGCCGTGAGGTCGTGCAACGACGCGCCCTGCAACAGCAGCGCCACGGGCGGCTCGACCCCGAAGTCCGCGCGGGCGGAGTTCCGGATCCGCACCGCCATAAGGGAATCCATCCCCAGCTCGATGAGTGGCACGCCCGGGTCGACGGCCGAGCGGTCGGCGTAGCCCATGACGGCGGCGATGCGCGCACGCAGCCGGTCGGTCATCAGGGCTTGCGCCGCAGCGGAATCCAATCCGTTCAGCGCTTCGGGACCGGCCCAGTCGCCGCCGTCACCCGCGGCTTCCAGCTCGGCCACCACATTGGTGAAATAGCCGAGGTTGCGGATCTCCGGGAAGGCGATCAGTGCCCGATCGGGCCGCAGCCGCCCGACGCCGGTGTGGCATCGGCCGCTGGCCAGCAGCGGCTCCATCGCCGCGGTGCCCTCGGCGGGGGTGATGGGATCGAGCGCGCCGCCGGTCAGCGTGCGGGCGAGCCCGACCTCCGCCCACGGGCCCCAGTTGATCACCGCCGCCGGCAGGCCCGCCGCCCGCCGCCAATCGACCAGCGCATCGAGCCAGGCGCTGGCGCACGCGTACGACGCCTGCCCGGGGCCGCCCAACATGGAGGCGGTGGAGGAGAACCCGAGCCACCAGTCCAATTCGCAGTTCGCGCTGGCCCGGTGCAATCGCAGCGCCCCGGTGACCTTGGGCGCCCACACCCGTTCGACGCTTTCCTTGGTCATGGAGAACACCAGGCTGTCGTCGAGCACGGCGGCCGCGTGCAGGATGCCGCGCAGGTTCGACTCGCCCGCGGCGGCCACCAGCTTCTCGGCGACGCCCTCGGCCGCGACGTCCCCGGTGACCACGACGATCTCGGCGGTGCGCTCCAGCTCGGCCAGGACCGCGCGCTGCTGGTCCGACGGTTCGCTGCGCCCGTTGAGGACGAGCCGCCCCGCCCCGCCGTCCACCAGCCATCGCGCCATGACCAGGCCGAGGCCACCCAGGCCACCGGTGAGGATGTACGAGGCTCCCCGCCGGACGACGTCTCGGGTGGTGGGTTCGCCGATGACCGCCCGGGTGAGTCGCTCGACGTGGCGCTGGCCACCTCGCCAAGCGACGACGTCGTCGATCTCGCCCGGAATCGCCTGGGAGAGTTCGGCATCGAGGACCGCCGCCGGATCCGCGTCGGCATCGAGGTCGACCAGCGTGGTCCGCAACTCGGGGTGCTCGTAGGCCAGCACCCGCACCAGACCCTTCAGCGCACCGATCCCGGGCTGGCCGGCCTCGTCGTGCACCGCCAAGCCGGCCTCGGTGACCAGCCAGAGCCGCGGTGATTGACCGTGCCAGCCACCCACGATCGCGCGGATGACGGTCGAGACCGCCCAGACGGTTTCCCGCGCCTCGTCGACGCCGTCGTCGGCGACGTTCGGATCGGGCGCCACGAACACGACCACGCCGACGGGCGGGTGCTGCGGGTCGCCCGCCGTGTCGGCGAACGCGGCGAGGATGGCGGACTCGTCGTGCAGGTCGGCGGTGATCAGCCG
This genomic interval from Mycobacterium sp. SMC-2 contains the following:
- a CDS encoding type I polyketide synthase, with translation MSASLEDLPANAIAVVGMAGRFPGANDVSAFWDNLRHGKESITTLSEQELKAAGIGDEVLANPAYVRRAPIVDGFDEFDAEFFGFPPQLARMLDPQHRLFLQCAWHAFEDAGCDPARFDGSIGVYGTSSPSGYLLHNLSSHRAQDAFTGTGLNFEQFNLFLQNDKDFLATRVSHQFDLRGPSITVQTACSSSLVAVHLACQSLLSGECDMALAGGVSLSVPHRVGYWNSPGAMVSAVGHCRPFDVRADGTVFGSGVAIVALKPLQAALDAGDRIHAVIRGSAINNDGSMKMGYAAPNPAAQADVIAEAHAVAGIDSSTVSYVETHGTGTPLGDPIEVQGLRSAFAVSQTPRPGPCVLGSVKSNIGHLEVAAGVVGLVKTILCLKNKAIPGTLHFTSPNPELRLDETPFEVRSTYDAWEWEGARRAGVSSFGVGGTNVHVVLEEAPAAPQRAVPAGPQVLLLSAQTAAALDASRAALADALAAPDGPELADVAHTLTGRRKHHLTMAAVVHDREHAAAVLRATEHDNAFVGESLDGGEDAAKRVVFMFPGQGAQHVGMAKGLYDTEPVFAEHFDACAAGFGDEMGIDLRALIFGDASTDLERIDRSQPALFTVEYALARLADTYGLRAGAYIGYSTGEYIAATLAGVFDLATAIKSVSLRARLMHESPPGAMVAVALGPDDIAEFLSPGVDLAAVNDPGNCVVAGPNDEIRAFTQRLRERGITARRVRATHAFHSAAMDSMAAEFGDFLSGVELRRPNTPLLSNLTGTWMSDEQVTDPATWARQISSTIRFADELDVLLTDPDRILVEVGPGGSLTGSAIRHPKWSSGHRAVRLMRHPIQNVDDRDTFLLGLGQLWAAGARVEWEALTGPTPSLVSLPGYAFARERHWVDPKPIAWLERPAEAPAAPSASTNGAHVDVPANGQSHTEATLRQIWMQCLGLNSIGRHDNFFDLGGDSLISIGIATNAANAGLDVTPQDLYGNPTLAALAAHVDAKYAAGSLAKAPDAASDPAIPPNVAQFLETGVRQAGSWRVPLILRLDAGVGLQDARAVLTALANHHDALRLQLVEQAGTWVQRIAAPGEFERLSSHTLADTGSDSGAQRAAVLDIAAELTAQDDLRAPLTAAYISGPDGAGYLALSLHEVVADTTSREVLVTDLFTAFTQRLAGEQISLPPATASWRDWSLRTAGLATHPAVLDTRDFWLQSSSQATLRPADPDVTGRPDSDDLAKVSSTLTAEQTSEVDDARRALGWSVDEILLAALARTIAETIGTGVVAVDLEGAGRSVLRPDVDLRRTIGRFTTVYPVPLRCATTDDTGATELLTAVRDTLKSVPHYGIGYGLLRHLYAPTARALSAAPTADIHFRYVGMIPEFPPIDAPVQFDSDAAMPVRDTIPGLGHAIEFRVYRHSGALHLDWWYDTRRVQGARAEELARRFPAALRELIGDAITAVPGADMGAQPVELALVDLSALDAS